The genomic window AGAACCACCCGGTGGAAGATCCGGTGGGGCGCCGTGGGCGCGGACCAGCGGTCGGTGAGCTGGGGATCGTCCACCTCGGCCGTGTGGCGGCCCACGACGATGGCCTCGGCGGCCCGCCGCAGGGCATGGCCCAGGCGCTGGATGTCCGGCGGCGTGATGGGCGTGGTCCGGCCCGCGGGCCCCAGCGCCCCGTCGGAGCCCAGGGCCAGCTTGAGGCTCACCCAGGGCAGGCCCGTGCGGATGAGCTTGAAGAAGGGGGCGTGGAAGCGGGCGCACGCCTCCCCGAGGACGCCCTCCTCGACGGCGAGCCCCTGGGCCCGGAGGATGGCCAGGCCGCCCCCGTCCACCCGCGGGTTGGGATCGCGCACCCCCACCACCACGCGCACCACGCCCGCCTGGATGAGGGCCAGGGTGCAAGGCCCCGTGCGCCCCTGGTGGCAGCAGGGCTCGAGGGTGACATAGGCCGTGGCACCGCCCACATCCGCATCGCGGGCCTCGGCGTCGCGCAGGGCCATGATCTCGCCGTGGGGGTCGCCGGCACGGGTGTGGACCCCGGCGCCGATCACCCGGTTCCCCTTTACGAGCACGCAGCCCACGGGGGGGTTGGGGCTGGCGAGGCCCACGCCCTTCAGGCCCTCGCGCAGGGCCAGGGCCATGAAGCGGGCATCGCCCGTCAGGGCCTCCGGGTCGGGCCAGGGGCCGCCCGTGGCCAGGGCCCAGGCCAACTCCGGCGTGAGG from Geothrix sp. includes these protein-coding regions:
- the ribD gene encoding bifunctional diaminohydroxyphosphoribosylaminopyrimidine deaminase/5-amino-6-(5-phosphoribosylamino)uracil reductase RibD; protein product: MPDDPILTPELAWALATGGPWPDPEALTGDARFMALALREGLKGVGLASPNPPVGCVLVKGNRVIGAGVHTRAGDPHGEIMALRDAEARDADVGGATAYVTLEPCCHQGRTGPCTLALIQAGVVRVVVGVRDPNPRVDGGGLAILRAQGLAVEEGVLGEACARFHAPFFKLIRTGLPWVSLKLALGSDGALGPAGRTTPITPPDIQRLGHALRRAAEAIVVGRHTAEVDDPQLTDRWSAPTAPHRIFHRVVLDNAGQVPAGARVWQPVAGQPALRAVTGDPEPLRGVEDLRLPPGSRGCSLRHLLHELAARGVGRVLVEGGGTLVRGFLEQGLADEFHRFQSDAPAGGTPLDLRLPASWALRGRARWPGGRWEVWR